TAGAGATTGTTTATGGCATGTATGATATCATATAGTAggcggcaaaaaaaaaaagaaaagaaagtatcttCTTATCAAAATAGGACCTATGTTTTACTACAGTATTCTTTCTAATTATAAAAGGGAAATGTGTGCAAGTGATCTGATTTAGCATCACGGATGATAGAACAAGCTGATAATTTTGCTTCTTGGGGTGATACAATAAGAGTTATATAGCACTGTTTATGAACTATTCTGTCCAAAAAAGTTTCAGTTGAACCCAGTCAAGCCTGCAGACCAGCCCAATTCAGTAGATGCTGCTgtgatggtggaaatgttctatatctgctcTGTCCACTAAGTTAGTCAGTTGTTGCGTGGCCATGTGGCTCATGAAACTGGGGAAGTCcagtttgcatttatttaattttaaccaaTTTAAATTAAATAGCCACACATGTCTATAGGCTATCACATGAACAGCCCAACTCGAGAGTTAACTTCCAGTTTAAAATACAAGGGACAGAGCCACAAGTTAAGTCACATAAAAccggtttttttaaaaaaatcttaaaactattAGGAAAATTGAAAATGGAATGGCTAGTAAATGATTCTTTGGAAGTATTAGTTTTCATGAATGTGCAGTGGTATGGTCCCAATTTCTGTACGTGTCATACTTTCTGTAACTGTCAAATAGGCAGGCAGGAATGGCACCGTGTTAACCACTGTTCAATCCAAGTAACTAAGGGGAACATCTCAGGGTGTTTGTTATGCTATGCTTTCAGCTTTTCTATATGTTTGGAAATGCTCATAATGAAagttgaaaaagacaaaaaacacagATATTTAATAATCTGCTGGCTGCTGGCTTGATAGAAGAAACAGGATATATTTCAGCAGCCCACTGGACAGATGGAGATGGGGAAATGCAGATTTGTGTTACAGTAGCACCTCAGCCACTACTGAGATGGAAACTTCTAGACGTTATTTGTTAACACCTCAGTCTTTCCTGGGTCCCCTCCCAGCtacccctgacacacacacaggtcCCCTGCTTCTCCGGTCTTCCTTCGCCTCTCCTCCCCTGGACCCCTTCCTaactcccctgccctgcccttctctCCCCAATCTCCTCAGATGACTGCATGCCTTGCTAGGAGGGCACTTTGAAGATGAAACATGCTGAGTCCCCCTACAGCCCAGAGGTTGGCATCCTATACACAGAGGAGGGTGCGGGCCACTCCACCATTATTAAAGCACATTCTAAAGAGGTGCTGGACTCAACTAACCGCCCAAGCCCATAAAGAACAAATTGACCCAACTGCACAGCCAAGCCCTTCAGATCTGAGCATAAATAGGACTGGGGCACCTTGCAGAGCACATTGGAGTTTCCACAAGACTCCAGACCTCATCCCTGTACTCCACAACCCCGAACCTCCAGAAGCACCATGACCTGCGCATCAGGATTCTGCGGACGCTCCTTCAGCTGCATGTCGGCCTGCGGGCCCCGGCCCGGCCGCTGCTGCATCACGGCCGCCCCCTACCGCGGCGTCTCCTGCTACCGCGGCCTCACCGGGGGCTTCGGCAGCCGCAGCGTCTGCGGCGGCTTCCGCGCCGGCTCCTGCGGCCGCAGCTTCGGCTACCGCTCCGGCGGCGTGTGCGGGCCCAGCCCGCCCTGCATCACCAGCGTGTCGGTCAACGAGAGCCTCCTCACGCCCCTCAACCTGGAGATCGACCCCAATGCGCAGTGCGTGAAGCACGAGGAGAAGGAGCAGATCAAGGGCCTCAACAGCAGGTTCGCTGCCTTCATCGACAAGGTGGGTGTCCTTGATCACACACTTCCTGAGCCTTCGGTTCCTGGG
The genomic region above belongs to Neomonachus schauinslandi unplaced genomic scaffold, ASM220157v2 HiC_scaffold_1363, whole genome shotgun sequence and contains:
- the LOC123323833 gene encoding keratin, type II cuticular Hb1-like, with the translated sequence MTCASGFCGRSFSCMSACGPRPGRCCITAAPYRGVSCYRGLTGGFGSRSVCGGFRAGSCGRSFGYRSGGVCGPSPPCITSVSVNESLLTPLNLEIDPNAQCVKHEEKEQIKGLNSRFAAFIDK